The Candidatus Neomarinimicrobiota bacterium genome has a segment encoding these proteins:
- a CDS encoding CoA-binding protein — MNDFARDDDIQEILQETETIAVVGLSEKTYRPSYGVSKYLQSRGYRIIPVNPNYDSVLGETCYPSLIDVPEPVKTVNVFRNPEYVMPVVDEAIEIGAKYLWLQEQVVHEEAAQKAQNAGLTVVMNRCMLKEHRRFGE, encoded by the coding sequence ATGAACGACTTTGCCAGGGATGACGATATTCAGGAGATTCTGCAGGAAACCGAAACTATCGCGGTGGTGGGACTGTCTGAGAAGACGTATCGGCCGAGCTATGGCGTATCAAAATATTTGCAGTCCCGGGGATACAGAATTATTCCGGTGAATCCCAATTACGATTCGGTGCTCGGTGAAACCTGCTATCCGAGCCTGATCGATGTCCCGGAGCCGGTAAAAACCGTTAATGTATTTCGTAACCCTGAATACGTGATGCCGGTTGTTGACGAAGCCATCGAAATCGGCGCCAAATATCTCTGGCTCCAGGAGCAGGTGGTACATGAAGAAGCCGCTCAAAAGGCGCAAAACGCCGGATTGACCGTCGTGATGAACCGGTGTATGCTGAAGGAACATCGGCGGTTTGGGGAATAA
- a CDS encoding NADH-quinone oxidoreductase subunit A, which produces MYFNFLTVFSFLIIGAVLLSVLLYVAKLLRPENPQSQKYETYECGEEIEGPSWVQFNIRFYVIALIFIIFDVEIIFLFPWAVVFKNLGLFALIEMLVFIGILLVGLAYAWKRGDLEWVRLNLPYGIGRYARQSMTLIEED; this is translated from the coding sequence ATGTATTTTAACTTTCTGACTGTTTTTTCATTCCTGATTATTGGTGCTGTGCTGCTATCGGTATTACTCTATGTCGCCAAACTCCTTCGGCCGGAAAATCCCCAGTCTCAAAAATACGAAACCTACGAATGCGGCGAGGAAATCGAGGGGCCGTCCTGGGTTCAGTTTAATATCCGGTTTTATGTAATAGCACTTATTTTTATCATCTTTGATGTGGAAATCATTTTTCTCTTTCCCTGGGCTGTGGTATTTAAGAACCTCGGCCTGTTCGCATTGATCGAAATGTTGGTTTTCATTGGAATTTTATTGGTTGGACTGGCCTATGCCTGGAAGCGAGGCGATCTGGAATGGGTACGGCTGAATCTGCCTTACGGCATCGGCCGGTATGCACGTCAATCTATGACGCTAATCGAAGAGGACTAA
- a CDS encoding NADH-quinone oxidoreductase subunit B, with translation MGVLEHKFNDNVIVGQMDKLIGWARSNSPWYFQFGLACCAIEMMSTAAARHDFDRFGAMPRSSPRQADVMIVAGTVTMKMGLRVRRLWEQMADPKYVISMGSCATSGGPYWQHGYHVLKGVDLVVPVDVYVPGCPPRPEALLEGLMKLQEKIKKQKTLAKVEE, from the coding sequence GTGGGAGTGCTTGAACATAAATTCAACGATAATGTCATCGTCGGCCAGATGGATAAACTCATCGGCTGGGCGCGGAGTAATTCCCCGTGGTATTTTCAGTTTGGGCTGGCTTGCTGCGCCATCGAGATGATGTCCACCGCTGCGGCGCGCCACGATTTCGATCGGTTCGGCGCTATGCCCCGGTCGTCACCCCGGCAGGCAGATGTGATGATCGTGGCCGGCACCGTAACCATGAAGATGGGGCTGCGTGTCAGACGTCTCTGGGAGCAGATGGCCGATCCCAAGTATGTAATTTCCATGGGCAGCTGCGCCACTTCCGGCGGCCCGTACTGGCAGCACGGCTACCACGTGCTGAAGGGTGTGGATCTTGTAGTCCCTGTGGATGTGTACGTTCCCGGTTGTCCACCGCGGCCGGAAGCGCTGCTGGAGGGCCTGATGAAGCTCCAGGAAAAAATTAAAAAGCAGAAAACACTGGCCAAAGTCGAAGAGTAA
- a CDS encoding NADH-quinone oxidoreductase subunit C, with protein sequence MTRNEIYTRLIDQFGEEPFDKSDEEFNEFIAVDTGQWYQVAKFLHNDPDLYFDSLMCITGVDLGPKDDVMEVVYDLHSMRHLHKITIKVIGPREEEFRVPSVESIWRIADWHEREIYDLFGILFDGHRNLRRLLLPDDWEGHPLRKDYEVQEYYHGIRVPKIKPKKLTP encoded by the coding sequence ATGACCCGCAACGAAATCTACACCCGACTAATCGACCAGTTCGGCGAAGAACCGTTCGACAAAAGCGACGAAGAATTTAATGAGTTTATCGCTGTTGATACGGGACAGTGGTACCAGGTTGCGAAATTTCTCCATAATGATCCCGATCTCTATTTTGATTCGCTGATGTGCATAACCGGGGTAGACCTCGGTCCCAAAGATGACGTTATGGAGGTAGTCTACGATCTGCATTCCATGCGGCATCTCCACAAAATCACCATTAAAGTTATTGGTCCCAGGGAAGAAGAATTCCGGGTCCCGTCCGTTGAATCTATCTGGCGGATTGCCGACTGGCACGAGCGGGAGATATACGACCTGTTCGGTATCCTCTTCGATGGCCACAGGAATTTACGGCGGCTGCTGCTACCGGACGACTGGGAAGGACATCCGCTCCGCAAAGATTACGAAGTCCAGGAATATTATCACGGTATCCGCGTACCGAAAATTAAACCGAAAAAGCTGACACCCTAG
- a CDS encoding NADH-quinone oxidoreductase subunit D, producing the protein MRDLRTEEMTINMGPQHPSTHGVLRLKLRTDGEVVTSIQPVLGYLHRCFEKHAENLEYPGVIPFVDRCDYLASMNNDHGYSMAVEKLLGIEVAERVEYLRIIFAELQRIASHLVAFGTFGLDVGAFTPFLYAFREREMILDLFEMTCGARLLYNYIWIGGLSHDIPEGFVEKTYEFLDHFEPQIKEYNDLLTNNKIFIERTADVGVLPQDVAISYGVTGPQLRASGVDWDLRRDEPYSIYDRFDWNVATGVDDVGVLGDCWNRYYVKILEMQESAKIIRQALDQLPVEGDVQEAIPRKIRPPKGSLYFRSENPRGELGYYIVSDGKTKPFRVKMRSPALHNLSVIDEIGSGWLVADVVAILGSLDIVLGEIDR; encoded by the coding sequence ATGCGCGACCTCCGAACCGAAGAAATGACCATCAATATGGGGCCACAGCACCCCAGCACACATGGTGTGCTGCGACTGAAGCTCCGGACTGACGGGGAAGTGGTGACCAGTATCCAGCCAGTGCTCGGCTATCTGCACCGCTGCTTTGAGAAACACGCGGAAAATCTGGAGTATCCCGGCGTTATACCGTTCGTGGACCGTTGCGATTATCTGGCATCAATGAATAACGATCACGGCTATTCCATGGCTGTGGAAAAACTGTTGGGCATTGAAGTAGCGGAGCGCGTCGAGTATCTCCGGATTATTTTTGCCGAACTCCAACGGATTGCCAGTCATCTGGTGGCATTTGGTACCTTTGGCCTCGATGTCGGAGCCTTTACGCCGTTTCTCTACGCCTTTCGCGAACGGGAGATGATCCTGGACTTGTTTGAGATGACCTGTGGTGCGCGGCTGCTATACAACTACATTTGGATTGGCGGACTCTCGCATGATATCCCAGAGGGATTCGTGGAAAAAACTTATGAATTTCTGGATCACTTTGAGCCGCAGATTAAGGAGTACAATGACCTCCTGACTAATAACAAGATCTTTATCGAGCGAACGGCCGATGTAGGGGTATTGCCGCAGGATGTGGCTATCAGCTACGGCGTCACCGGGCCGCAGCTCCGGGCATCCGGCGTGGATTGGGATCTCCGGCGGGATGAGCCGTACAGTATCTATGACCGGTTCGACTGGAACGTAGCGACTGGCGTTGATGACGTTGGCGTGCTTGGCGACTGCTGGAACCGCTATTACGTGAAAATTCTGGAGATGCAGGAGAGCGCCAAGATTATCCGGCAGGCGCTGGATCAGCTCCCGGTGGAGGGGGACGTACAGGAGGCGATACCCCGGAAAATTCGTCCGCCGAAGGGGTCGCTCTATTTTCGGAGCGAAAATCCCCGGGGGGAACTGGGATATTACATCGTAAGTGACGGCAAGACCAAGCCGTTCCGCGTAAAGATGCGCTCACCGGCGCTGCACAACCTGAGTGTTATCGACGAGATCGGCAGTGGCTGGCTGGTGGCAGATGTTGTAGCCATTCTCGGAAGTCTGGATATCGTACTTGGGGAGATCGACAGGTAG
- the nuoH gene encoding NADH-quinone oxidoreductase subunit NuoH, giving the protein MDALITFFQDLGMATGWASVVSILLYTLFVFGFIAIFVLVAVYLERKISGHMQDRLGPMRVGFHGILQTLADTLKLLLKEDIIPANANRLLFILAPFVLFLGTFMVFVALPFGPGAIGADLNVGLFYIIAISSLVVIGIIMAGYSSNNKWSLYGGMRAAAQIVSYEIPVGLSLLIGVMMTGTLSITGIVTAQEAGIGGLSGILGWNFIQNPFAFIAFFIYLVAGTAEANRTPFDLPEAESELVAGAFTEYSGMRWAFFFLAEYANMWIVAILATVVFLGGWHSPIPGDTFIPGFVWLFLKAFGVIFVQMWARWTFPRLRVDQLMVTCWKYLTPIAFVNIIGVGLWLVLIG; this is encoded by the coding sequence ATGGACGCACTTATTACATTTTTTCAGGATCTCGGGATGGCCACAGGATGGGCTTCGGTGGTTTCCATTCTGCTCTACACGTTATTTGTTTTTGGCTTTATTGCTATTTTTGTACTGGTTGCCGTCTACCTGGAACGAAAGATTTCCGGACACATGCAGGATCGGCTTGGCCCGATGCGCGTCGGCTTCCACGGGATTCTACAGACTCTTGCGGATACCCTGAAACTGCTTTTGAAGGAAGATATCATCCCGGCCAACGCCAACCGGCTGCTCTTTATCCTTGCGCCGTTCGTTCTGTTCCTTGGAACATTTATGGTCTTCGTAGCGCTGCCATTCGGGCCGGGGGCAATCGGTGCCGACCTGAATGTCGGGCTGTTCTATATCATTGCTATCTCCTCTCTGGTGGTCATCGGGATTATTATGGCGGGCTACTCGTCCAATAACAAATGGTCGCTGTACGGCGGAATGCGTGCCGCAGCACAGATCGTGAGTTACGAGATTCCGGTTGGGCTCTCGTTGCTTATCGGCGTGATGATGACCGGCACCCTGAGTATCACCGGAATTGTTACGGCGCAGGAGGCTGGCATCGGAGGGCTCAGCGGGATCCTTGGATGGAATTTTATTCAAAACCCGTTCGCGTTTATCGCCTTTTTTATCTACCTGGTAGCCGGTACGGCGGAAGCCAACCGGACGCCGTTCGATCTGCCGGAGGCAGAGTCCGAACTTGTTGCCGGTGCCTTCACCGAATATTCCGGCATGCGCTGGGCGTTCTTTTTCCTGGCGGAATACGCCAATATGTGGATTGTGGCCATTCTGGCCACCGTGGTATTTCTCGGCGGATGGCATTCCCCCATTCCGGGCGATACGTTTATCCCGGGATTCGTCTGGCTTTTTCTGAAGGCATTTGGTGTTATCTTTGTCCAGATGTGGGCGCGGTGGACGTTTCCCCGTCTGCGCGTGGATCAACTCATGGTCACCTGCTGGAAGTATCTGACTCCGATCGCGTTTGTAAATATCATCGGAGTGGGGCTCTGGCTGGTGCTGATAGGATAA
- a CDS encoding 4Fe-4S binding protein, producing the protein MKQYFSNIKDAVVTTAIGFGVTFRHLFTRSVTLQYPDERWDIPERSRMRLHMDWEDCIGCYKCARACPVDCIHITTTKVPKDFDQLGETKNGTSKRLLVEQFDIDMSECMYCALCVYPCPEDCLYMTREYEFSVYDRDELIYDFALVPEQLKEDAYEAIEEEKQRKEEARRRKKAEREAKKAREAEDSDNSDEEE; encoded by the coding sequence ATGAAACAATATTTTTCAAATATAAAAGACGCGGTTGTGACCACGGCCATCGGGTTCGGGGTGACGTTTCGCCATCTCTTCACCCGGTCGGTGACGCTGCAGTACCCGGACGAGCGATGGGATATTCCCGAGCGCTCCCGGATGCGGTTGCACATGGACTGGGAGGACTGTATCGGCTGCTATAAGTGTGCCAGGGCCTGCCCTGTGGACTGTATTCACATCACGACCACCAAGGTGCCCAAGGATTTTGATCAGCTGGGCGAAACCAAAAACGGTACCAGCAAGCGGCTTCTGGTGGAACAGTTTGACATCGACATGTCCGAATGCATGTACTGTGCCCTCTGCGTCTATCCCTGTCCGGAAGACTGTCTCTACATGACGCGGGAATACGAATTCTCCGTCTACGACCGTGACGAACTGATCTACGACTTCGCTCTGGTGCCGGAGCAGCTGAAGGAAGACGCCTACGAGGCCATCGAAGAAGAGAAACAAAGGAAAGAAGAAGCCCGCCGGCGGAAGAAAGCCGAGCGCGAGGCGAAGAAGGCGCGGGAAGCGGAGGACTCAGACAATTCGGATGAGGAGGAATAG
- a CDS encoding NADH-quinone oxidoreductase subunit J: MLGEIIFYIFVGITVLSAGVVVFSPKLIYSVFALLGTFFGVAGLYVFLEADFLAAVQLLIYVGGVLVLLLFGVMLTNRIADINISQGNTNRIVGGVASLGVLLILGYVLLTTVWNPVATQEIDETVGTIGELLMTRWLLPFEVASLLLLAALVGAAMLARRSGEGESV, from the coding sequence ATGCTTGGCGAAATAATCTTTTACATCTTTGTCGGAATCACCGTGCTCTCCGCCGGAGTAGTGGTGTTCAGCCCGAAGCTGATCTATTCCGTATTTGCGCTGTTGGGGACGTTTTTCGGTGTGGCCGGGCTGTACGTCTTTCTCGAGGCCGATTTCCTGGCGGCGGTACAGCTGCTGATTTATGTCGGCGGTGTGCTGGTACTGTTGTTGTTTGGGGTGATGCTGACTAACCGGATTGCGGATATTAATATTTCACAGGGGAATACCAACCGGATCGTTGGCGGCGTGGCATCGCTGGGCGTACTGCTGATTTTGGGATATGTTCTGTTGACTACGGTCTGGAATCCGGTGGCAACACAGGAGATTGACGAGACTGTCGGCACCATCGGTGAACTGCTGATGACCCGATGGCTGTTGCCGTTCGAGGTGGCGTCGTTATTATTGCTGGCGGCACTGGTGGGCGCTGCCATGCTGGCCCGTCGAAGCGGGGAAGGGGAGAGCGTATGA
- the nuoK gene encoding NADH-quinone oxidoreductase subunit NuoK: MTHLEVYLVVSAILFSLGLFAVISRRNAIAVLMGIELILNAANINFVAFAKFSSVTLDGHIFAIFVIIMAAAEAAVALAIVLNIYNNYKTINVDEASSLRG; encoded by the coding sequence ATGACGCATCTGGAAGTCTACCTCGTGGTGAGCGCCATCCTCTTTTCGCTGGGACTGTTCGCGGTGATCTCGCGCCGGAATGCTATCGCTGTCCTCATGGGTATCGAGCTGATTCTGAACGCCGCTAACATCAACTTCGTAGCGTTTGCCAAATTTTCTTCGGTTACGCTTGACGGCCATATCTTTGCCATCTTTGTGATTATCATGGCAGCGGCTGAGGCGGCTGTTGCGCTGGCCATCGTATTGAACATCTATAATAATTATAAGACGATTAACGTTGACGAAGCATCATCGCTGCGAGGGTAA
- the nuoL gene encoding NADH-quinone oxidoreductase subunit L, whose protein sequence is MALYAYLIILLPLLAFAIQMFFGKRLPRGGDFVSVTAVLLTFAMSLAMMAMMFVLYDPSFTLEHSFQWIDIGEFRVDMGVFIDNVTIIMLFVVALISSLVHIYSIGYMEGDKGYHRYFGFLSLFTFSMNGLVLSSSFFSIFIFWELVGLSSYLLIGFWFEKDSASDAGKKAFLVNRIGDIGMLIGIMLIWSVIGSFNFQDVFSAVEGGALQGSLLTIAGIMVFLGAIGKSAQFPLHVWLPDAMEGPTPVSALIHAATMVAAGVYLTVRIFPILTVDAQLVIAYIGGFTAIFAAIIAVTQNDIKRVLAYSTVSQLGYMIMALGVGHYVAGFFHLVTHASFKALLFLGSGSVIHAMHHGLDHAGKHNLDPQDMRNMGGLRHKMPVTYITFLIATLAISGIPFTSGFISKDAVLSGSLAFALMNPAHFLLPVFGFGAAILTAFYMFRQVFMTFHGKPAHAGAHEHIQESPQTMMVPLGILATLSLFMFYVFPSINPFSSHGWFEALVVKPGTVAGEHAAALAEHFDHALHTAHLPAIIISITVALTGILLAWLFYQRKKLSAAEWAKKMGPVYRLSFNKFYMDEIYSKGVVKPFLRACRALAIFDMDWYDKVIIDGFAYVTRAISRLSRWIDDKIVDGFLVNGVGKVVLFAGSLVRLFQTGRLQHYVIMTLFGIIIIFAFLVF, encoded by the coding sequence ATGGCACTGTACGCATATCTCATCATATTATTGCCGCTGCTGGCATTCGCCATCCAGATGTTCTTCGGCAAGCGGCTTCCCCGTGGCGGCGATTTCGTCTCCGTGACCGCCGTCCTGTTGACCTTTGCCATGTCCCTGGCCATGATGGCCATGATGTTTGTACTCTACGATCCGTCGTTTACCCTCGAACACTCCTTCCAGTGGATTGACATCGGCGAATTCAGGGTCGATATGGGTGTGTTTATTGACAACGTGACCATCATTATGCTGTTCGTGGTGGCACTGATCAGTTCGCTAGTGCACATCTATTCCATCGGCTATATGGAAGGCGACAAAGGGTATCATAGATACTTCGGCTTCCTGTCCCTGTTTACCTTTTCTATGAACGGCCTGGTCCTCTCGTCAAGTTTCTTTTCCATTTTTATCTTCTGGGAACTTGTTGGTCTGAGTTCCTACCTGTTGATTGGCTTCTGGTTTGAGAAGGATTCGGCATCGGATGCCGGCAAGAAGGCGTTTCTGGTCAACCGGATTGGCGACATAGGAATGCTCATTGGGATTATGCTGATCTGGTCGGTTATTGGATCGTTCAACTTTCAGGACGTCTTTAGTGCGGTAGAGGGCGGGGCGCTCCAAGGCTCGCTATTAACCATCGCCGGGATAATGGTTTTCCTGGGCGCTATCGGCAAATCTGCACAATTCCCGTTGCACGTCTGGCTGCCGGACGCCATGGAAGGTCCAACGCCGGTGAGCGCACTCATCCACGCCGCGACTATGGTGGCTGCCGGGGTCTATCTCACTGTTCGGATATTTCCGATACTTACGGTGGATGCGCAACTGGTCATTGCCTACATCGGCGGATTTACAGCTATCTTTGCAGCGATTATTGCCGTGACCCAAAACGATATTAAACGGGTGCTGGCATACTCAACGGTTTCTCAGCTGGGATACATGATTATGGCGCTGGGTGTCGGACACTACGTGGCTGGGTTCTTTCACCTGGTGACGCACGCATCGTTTAAGGCGTTGCTGTTCTTGGGCTCCGGAAGCGTAATTCACGCCATGCACCACGGACTGGATCACGCCGGTAAGCACAATCTCGATCCCCAGGATATGCGAAATATGGGGGGCTTGCGCCACAAGATGCCGGTGACCTACATTACCTTTCTCATCGCGACACTGGCCATCTCCGGCATTCCGTTTACCAGCGGATTTATCAGCAAAGATGCGGTGCTTTCGGGATCGCTGGCGTTTGCGCTTATGAATCCCGCACATTTTCTGCTGCCGGTTTTCGGTTTCGGTGCCGCCATCCTGACTGCGTTTTACATGTTCCGGCAGGTCTTTATGACCTTCCACGGCAAGCCAGCGCACGCGGGTGCCCATGAGCATATTCAGGAGTCACCACAGACTATGATGGTTCCGTTGGGCATCCTGGCTACGCTGAGCCTCTTTATGTTTTACGTCTTTCCGTCCATCAACCCGTTTTCGTCCCACGGATGGTTCGAAGCACTGGTGGTGAAACCCGGCACTGTGGCAGGAGAGCACGCCGCGGCGCTGGCGGAGCACTTTGACCACGCACTGCATACCGCACATCTGCCGGCGATTATTATTTCCATCACCGTGGCGCTCACCGGTATCCTGCTGGCGTGGCTGTTCTACCAGAGAAAAAAACTGAGCGCAGCCGAGTGGGCAAAGAAGATGGGCCCGGTCTACCGGCTGAGTTTCAACAAGTTTTATATGGATGAAATCTACAGTAAGGGTGTGGTCAAGCCATTCCTCCGGGCGTGCCGGGCTTTGGCTATCTTTGATATGGACTGGTACGACAAGGTCATCATCGACGGATTTGCCTACGTGACCCGTGCTATTTCGCGACTTTCCAGATGGATCGATGATAAGATCGTGGACGGCTTTCTGGTGAACGGAGTGGGAAAAGTTGTTCTGTTTGCTGGTTCGCTGGTTCGGCTGTTCCAGACCGGGCGGCTTCAGCACTATGTGATCATGACGCTGTTTGGCATTATAATAATTTTTGCATTTCTCGTGTTTTAA
- a CDS encoding NADH-quinone oxidoreductase subunit M translates to MQGHLLTWVTFIPVIGTLAILFVPKDQKDVVKVVAAVATGIQLWIALMILFAFDSSQSGMQFVEQYDWIETFNIQYFMGIDGLSMPLVLLTALLSFIGVFASWNINKASKGYFALFLLLDAGMMGVFVSLDFFLFYIFWEVMLLPMYFLIGMWGGPQREYAAIKFFLYTFAGSILMLLAMLALYFTQDPHTFNMLTLMGGTYGHTFQIVVFLALFVAFAIKVPVFPFHTWLPLAHVEAPTAISVILAGVLLKMGTYGLLRISFPILPEGTLWFALPMAILGVINIIYGAMCAMAQKDIKRLVAYSSISHMGIVLLGMAAMTKAGMSGAIFQMFNHGTITAMLFLSVGVIYDRAHHREIDGFGGLASKMPVYTGIAGVAFFAGLGLPGLSGFISEAMVFIGAFPVYTTLTIIATIGIVLNAGYFLWAFQRIFFGELNEKYKDIAVINGRELFTLVPLVVIVIFLGVYPMPMLDLFTATVDKLLDVLNFGASMAIN, encoded by the coding sequence ATGCAAGGACACTTACTAACCTGGGTAACATTTATCCCGGTCATCGGGACGCTGGCGATACTGTTCGTCCCCAAGGATCAAAAAGATGTGGTCAAGGTGGTCGCCGCTGTGGCTACCGGTATCCAGCTCTGGATCGCACTGATGATCCTGTTTGCGTTCGACAGTAGCCAGTCCGGCATGCAGTTCGTGGAGCAGTACGACTGGATAGAGACCTTCAATATCCAATACTTTATGGGTATTGATGGCTTGTCCATGCCACTGGTACTCCTGACAGCGTTGCTGAGCTTTATCGGGGTGTTTGCATCCTGGAATATCAATAAGGCGAGCAAAGGCTATTTTGCCCTGTTTCTGCTGCTAGATGCCGGGATGATGGGCGTCTTTGTGTCGCTGGACTTTTTCCTGTTCTATATCTTCTGGGAAGTAATGCTCCTGCCCATGTACTTCCTCATCGGCATGTGGGGTGGCCCTCAGCGGGAATACGCGGCCATCAAATTTTTCCTCTATACCTTTGCCGGAAGCATCCTGATGCTCCTGGCCATGTTGGCGCTCTATTTTACGCAGGATCCGCATACCTTCAATATGCTGACGCTGATGGGTGGCACTTACGGGCACACCTTTCAGATCGTGGTTTTCCTGGCGCTGTTTGTGGCATTCGCAATCAAGGTGCCGGTCTTTCCGTTCCATACCTGGCTGCCGCTGGCCCATGTTGAGGCGCCGACGGCGATCTCCGTCATCCTGGCTGGAGTCCTCCTGAAAATGGGAACCTACGGATTATTAAGAATATCATTTCCGATTTTACCTGAGGGGACGCTTTGGTTCGCCCTGCCTATGGCCATCCTCGGAGTCATTAATATAATCTACGGGGCGATGTGCGCCATGGCGCAGAAGGATATTAAACGCCTGGTGGCGTATTCGTCTATTAGTCATATGGGGATTGTGCTGCTTGGCATGGCGGCCATGACCAAAGCCGGCATGAGCGGCGCCATCTTCCAGATGTTCAACCATGGCACCATCACGGCCATGTTGTTCCTCAGCGTCGGCGTGATTTACGACCGGGCGCACCATCGCGAGATTGACGGATTTGGCGGACTAGCTTCTAAAATGCCGGTCTATACCGGAATTGCCGGCGTAGCCTTTTTCGCAGGATTGGGTCTGCCAGGACTCTCCGGCTTCATCAGCGAAGCAATGGTTTTCATCGGAGCGTTTCCGGTGTACACCACGCTGACCATTATCGCTACTATAGGTATCGTGCTGAACGCCGGCTACTTCCTCTGGGCATTCCAGCGGATCTTCTTCGGCGAACTGAATGAAAAGTACAAAGATATCGCCGTTATCAACGGCCGGGAATTGTTCACTCTGGTGCCGCTGGTGGTCATCGTGATTTTTCTCGGCGTCTATCCCATGCCGATGCTGGATCTCTTCACCGCCACCGTGGATAAACTGCTGGACGTGCTAAATTTCGGCGCCAGCATGGCAATCAATTAG
- a CDS encoding NADH-quinone oxidoreductase subunit N — MDYQSNITSLQYFIPELILAGSILLVIIADLILSKRDSWRSAYYAFAGVVATFIAVIVMDNSPRGLFFDTVAVDPFGTFFKVLILIATVFTIGISMRTKELERYRFGEYYGLILTMVLGMFLLVSAVDLLMIYLSLEMVSIPSYILAGYLKNRQRSNEASLKYVIYGGVASGIMLYGFSILFGLTGSTNLTVVHQALLGGNVSTVTLTVTILLILTGFGFKIASVPFHFWSPDVYEGAPTPITGFLSVAPKAAGFAILIRFFNVVFVGNTTPNMTEWFVMSSLPWPEILAAISAMTMFLGNLVAIKQENIKRMLAYSSIAHAGYILMGAVVLTQQGVFAMLYYLFVYLFMNLGAFLIVIIISNNYDTETIDDYRGLGFKIPYIGVVMAVFMFALTGLPPTAGFIGKFYLFSALIEAGQEFYWLAVVGIINSVISFYYYARVVKVMFFEDAPDSLETVKPRAWMTTLVTLLVIPTIILGLYWNSIAEFTLKSLQFF; from the coding sequence ATGGATTATCAGAGTAACATAACGAGCCTCCAATATTTCATTCCCGAACTGATTCTGGCGGGCTCTATCCTGTTGGTGATTATTGCGGATCTGATTCTGAGCAAACGGGATTCCTGGCGGAGTGCGTATTATGCGTTTGCCGGCGTTGTGGCTACATTTATAGCAGTGATAGTTATGGACAACTCGCCCAGAGGATTGTTCTTCGATACGGTGGCCGTTGATCCGTTCGGAACGTTTTTCAAGGTGCTCATCCTGATTGCCACGGTGTTCACCATCGGAATCTCCATGCGCACCAAAGAACTGGAGCGCTATCGGTTCGGCGAATATTACGGCCTTATTCTCACCATGGTGCTGGGGATGTTTTTACTTGTGAGCGCGGTGGATCTGCTGATGATCTATCTGTCGCTGGAAATGGTAAGCATCCCATCCTACATCCTGGCCGGATATCTGAAAAATCGACAGCGCTCAAACGAAGCGTCGCTGAAATACGTGATTTACGGCGGCGTTGCTTCCGGTATTATGCTGTACGGGTTTTCCATCCTGTTCGGCTTGACGGGCAGCACCAACCTGACGGTAGTCCATCAGGCACTCTTGGGCGGAAATGTCAGTACCGTGACGCTCACCGTAACAATACTGCTAATTTTGACGGGATTTGGCTTTAAGATCGCCAGCGTACCGTTTCACTTCTGGTCTCCGGATGTGTACGAAGGTGCGCCGACGCCGATTACCGGTTTTCTCTCCGTTGCCCCGAAGGCGGCAGGATTTGCAATACTTATCCGATTTTTTAACGTGGTTTTCGTCGGGAATACCACGCCGAACATGACCGAATGGTTCGTGATGTCGTCTCTGCCGTGGCCGGAGATCCTGGCGGCAATTTCCGCCATGACCATGTTCCTAGGGAATCTGGTGGCTATCAAGCAGGAGAACATAAAGCGCATGCTGGCGTATTCCAGCATCGCCCATGCCGGATATATTCTCATGGGTGCGGTGGTACTGACCCAGCAGGGCGTCTTCGCCATGCTGTATTATCTATTTGTCTACTTGTTCATGAACCTCGGCGCCTTCCTGATTGTTATCATCATCTCGAACAATTACGATACTGAAACCATCGATGACTACCGGGGACTCGGATTCAAGATCCCGTATATCGGTGTGGTCATGGCTGTCTTTATGTTTGCACTCACCGGCCTGCCACCAACGGCCGGATTCATCGGAAAATTTTATCTGTTCAGTGCGCTTATCGAGGCGGGACAAGAGTTCTACTGGTTGGCCGTGGTCGGGATTATCAATTCCGTAATTTCGTTTTACTATTACGCCAGAGTCGTCAAAGTCATGTTCTTCGAAGATGCACCAGATTCACTTGAGACGGTGAAGCCCCGGGCCTGGATGACGACGCTTGTGACCCTTTTGGTAATTCCAACGATTATTCTGGGCCTCTACTGGAACTCCATCGCCGAGTTTACGCTCAAATCATTGCAGTTTTTCTAA